A genomic segment from Aspergillus puulaauensis MK2 DNA, chromosome 1, nearly complete sequence encodes:
- a CDS encoding putative intracellular protein transport protein (UsoA) (BUSCO:EOG09261B18;~COG:U;~EggNog:ENOG410PIP4;~InterPro:IPR016024,IPR011989,IPR006953,IPR006955;~PFAM:PF04871,PF04869;~go_component: GO:0000139 - Golgi membrane [Evidence IEA];~go_component: GO:0005737 - cytoplasm [Evidence IEA];~go_process: GO:0006886 - intracellular protein transport [Evidence IEA];~go_process: GO:0016192 - vesicle-mediated transport [Evidence IEA];~go_process: GO:0048280 - vesicle fusion with Golgi apparatus [Evidence IEA]), giving the protein MFRILESQAPAKQTATDTINTLISRLQSATLLEDRRAAIQGLRSFAKIYPASVASGALRPLISSLRNDREDVDTLKVVLETLLMLFSPDASSPEASDEIALWLSDEFTQRQDNITALLDLLDTRDFYSRLYSLQLMFQISSGRPERTQECILTAPLGIPRLVSVLGDAREPVRNEALLLLIALTPASEEFQKLVAFENAFETICSLMESEGGLTHGSEIIEDCLSLLANLLKLNIPNQSYFRETGCIQKLANLLADVNQEQDPDEPTPQWMLAQRDKNLWGLLVIIQLFLVKGGINTAANQMAFWNTGVMEQVLSTAFGQRFTVKVTAKALATCADLIRGNQPLQERFGDVEVFWGAGQASDEVNGSKSAKPLPRINVIEALLKLSLEPAPIQLLDARLSACDCVKAFFTNHSGIRVHVLLRAINGHASGQDEIPNILTVLLTPPELRGNADPYQTWMASILMFHLLFENTEAKSVAMGVTEGNAENGEEVITCIQTITGNLITGIQRGDDERISLGYLMLLCGWLFEDPDAVNDFLGEGSSIQTLLQETKHRGVTNVHVSGLSTILLGIIYEFSSKDSPIPRKTLHKLLLEQLGREQYIDKITRLRESPLVRDFEVLPQTIGANYEGGLPDIFFDRVFIEFLKDNFSRLLRAIDREPGLEISVITNGVERGVSRELVDSLKSEIEEKDQVVQKLESELVSLRHKLEHEQAEHRKSRDTSGLEFTKLQQSYDSLQKRFEQELSAAGEQHKQSKNELLKQHGEQLRAIDAQLRETSAEYERKSSKFKERHETEVADLQKKIRSLESDLARVKEQYGGETRELTTTIETLKSEADRSKEQHAAEVAGLNKSIQDVQSTADKAEHYKSEVAGLESKVETLKSEVESTKEKHATEVSGLNTTVQGLQSKLDTAKQQHESDIAKLESANETIRSELNTVKEQSAQDIEAVREDYSSKCSALESRAQQAESEVERLEAEARKTPQALEEAQKALEKAQGEAKAKEEARQAAQSELEDLLIVFGDLETKRNEDKKRLKELGQEVSEDEDEEEEDE; this is encoded by the exons ATGTTTCGAATCCTCGAGTCGCAGGCGCCCGCCAAACAAACGGCGACGGACACAATCAACACCTTGATCAGTAGGTTGCAGAGTGCAACGCTACTGGAGGACCGAAGAGCTGCAATACAAGGGCTGAGAAGTTTTGCGAAGATATACCCTGCATCGGTCGCGTCGGGTGCCCTCCGACCGCTAATTAGCAGCCTCCGAAATGACCGGGAGGATGTCGACACGCTCAAGGTCGTCTTGGAGACCTTGTTAATGCTATTCTCGCCAGATGCGAGCAGT CCCGAGGCGTCTGATGAGATAGCTCTCTGGCTATCCGACGAGTTCACGCAG CGACAAGACAATATTACAGCTTTACTAGATCTTCTAGATACCCGAGATTTCTATTCCCGCCTATATTCGTTACAGCTTATGTTCCAGATTTCGAGTGGACGACCCGAACGAACGCAAGAATGCATTTTGACGGCGCCGTTAGGTATCCCCAGGCTAGTCAGCGTCCTAGGGGATGCACGGGAGCCGGTGCGGAACG AAGCACTACTCCTCCTCATTGCGTTGACACCTGCCTCGGAAGAGTTCCAAAAACTCGTCGCTTTCGAAAATGCGTTTGAAACCATCTGCTCGCTGATGGAGTCCGAAGGGGGTTTGACACATGGATCCGAGATCATCGAAGATTGTCTCTCACTCCTGGCCAACTTGCTCAAGCTCAACATTCCCAACCAGTCGTACTTCCGTGAGACGGGTTGCATACAAAAGTTGGCCAATCTGCTTGCCGATGTTAACCAAGAGCAAGACCCCGACGAGCCTACTCCTCAATGGATGCTTGCTCAGCGCGACAAGAATTTATGGGGCTTGTTGGTGATTATCCAGCTATTCCTGGTGAAAGGGGGTATCAACACCGCTGCGAATCAAATGGCGTTTTGGAACACTGGCGTAATGGAACAGGTATTAAGTACAGCTTTTGGACAGAGATTTACGGTGAAAGTTACCGCCAAG GCTCTCGCGACTTGCGCCGACTTAATCCGCGGAAATCAACCGCTACAGGAGAGATTCGGCGATGTTGAAGTGTTTTGGGGCGCAGGGCAGGCAAGCGATGAGGTCAATGGCAGCAAATCCGCAAAACCACTCCCCAGAATCAATGTGATCGAAGCGTTGCTTAAGCTCTCGCTTGAACCTGCCCCGATCCAACTGCTTGATGCGCGCCTCTCTGCATGTGATTGCGTCAAGGCCTTTTTCACGAATCACTCGGGCATCCGCGTTCATGTACTACTGCGAGCAATAAACGGACATGCCAGCGGTCAAGACGAAATCCCCAATATATTGACTGTTCTGCTCACTCCACCCGAACTACGAGGAAATGCTGACCCATATCAAACATGGATGGCTTCTATATTGATGTTCCATCTGTTGTTTGAGAATACTGAAGCGAAGTCCGTGGCCATGGGAGTGACTGAAGGCAATGCAGAGAATGGAGAAGAAGTTATAACCTGCATTCAGACCATCACTGGCAATCTCATCACGGGAATACAGCGGGGCGATGACGAGAGAATATCTCTTGGATATCTAATGCTACTCTGCGGCTGGCTGTTTGAAGACCCTGACGCCGTGAATGACTTCCTCGGAGAAGGTAGCAGTATCCAAACTTTATTGCAGGAGACCAAACACAGGGGTGTCACGAACGTGCATGTGTCCGGCCTTTCCACTATTTTACTGGGAATAATCTACGAGTTCTCTTCCAAAGACTCTCCCATCCCCCGTAAGACCTTGCACAAGTTATTATTGGAACAGTTGGGAAGGGAGCAGTATATCGACAAAATAACGCGACTTAGAGAATCTCCTCTGGTCCGCGATTTCGAGGTTTTACCGCAAACAATCGGGGCGAACTACGAGGGTGGACTTCCCGACATTTTCTTTGACCGGGTGTTTATTGAATTTCTCAAGGATAACTTTAGCCGTTTGTTAAGAGCCATTGATCGTGAACCTGGGCTCGAAATATCCGTCATCACGAACGGCGTTGAACGTGGCGTTTCCCGAGAACTGGTCGACTCTCTCAAATCCGAAATCGAAGAAAAAGATCAAGTTGTGCAGAAGCTCGAATCGGAGCTTGTTTCTTTGAGGCATAAGCTTGAACACGAACAAGCTGAGCACCGAAAGTCCAGGGATACAAGTGGGCTGGAATTTACAAAATTACAACAGAGTTATGACTCGCTTCAGAAGCGCTTTGAGCAAGAATTGTCTGCCGCAGGCGAGCAACACAAGCAATCGAAGAATGAATTGCTGAAACAGCATGGAGAGCAGCTTCGAGCCATCGATGCGCAACTGCGAGAGACTTCTGCTGAATACGAAAGGAAAAGCAGCAAGTTCAAGGAACGGCATGAAACCGAAGTCGCTGATCTCCAGAAGAAAATTCGGTCATTGGAGTCAGATCTCGCCCGAGTCAAAGAACAATACGGCGGTGAAACCCGAGAGCTCACCACAACGATTGAAACTCTGAAGTCAGAGGCGGACCGATCCAAGGAACAGCATGCAGCTGAAGTTGCTGGTCTTAACAAATCCATCCAGGATGTGCAGTCAACTGCCGACAAGGCTGAACATTACAAGTCGGAAGTTGCTGGACTTGAGTCCAAGGTTGAGACTTTGAAGTCAGAGGTCGAAAGCACGAAGGAAAAGCATGCGACTGAAGTTTCTGGCCTAAACACAACGGTCCAAGGTCTACAATCAAAACTGGATACAGCTAAGCAACAGCATGAGTCGGACATCGCCAAACTCGAATCCGCCAACGAGACGATACGTTCAGAGCTCAATACAGTGAAAGAGCAGTCTGCACAAGACATCGAAGCCGTGAGGGAAGATTATTCTTCCAAGTGCTCCGCGCTAGAATCTAGGGCGCAACAAGCTGAAAGCGAGGTCGAAAGGCTTGAGGCCGAAGCACGCAAAACTCCACAGGCGCTCGAGGAAGCCCAAAAGGCCCTTGAGAAGGCGCAAGGTGAAGCCAAGGCGAAGGAAGAAGCGCGCCAGGCAGCACAgtcagagctggaggatctcCTCATCGTGTTTGGTGACCTCGAGACAAAGAGAAACGAGGATAAG AAACGGTTGAAGGAGCTGGGTCAGGAAGTAtctgaagatgaggacgaggaggaagaggacgagtGA
- the ILS1 gene encoding isoleucine--tRNA ligase ILS1 (BUSCO:EOG0926092K;~COG:J;~EggNog:ENOG410PGN9;~InterPro:IPR013155,IPR023586,IPR033709,IPR009080, IPR001412,IPR014729,IPR009008,IPR002301,IPR002300;~PFAM:PF00133,PF08264;~go_function: GO:0000049 - tRNA binding [Evidence IEA];~go_function: GO:0000166 - nucleotide binding [Evidence IEA];~go_function: GO:0002161 - aminoacyl-tRNA editing activity [Evidence IEA];~go_function: GO:0004812 - aminoacyl-tRNA ligase activity [Evidence IEA];~go_function: GO:0004822 - isoleucine-tRNA ligase activity [Evidence IEA];~go_function: GO:0005524 - ATP binding [Evidence IEA];~go_process: GO:0006418 - tRNA aminoacylation for protein translation [Evidence IEA];~go_process: GO:0006428 - isoleucyl-tRNA aminoacylation [Evidence IEA]) has product MSIDFPKEEDIVLQRWREINAFQRQVELSKGRKPYTFYDGPPFATGLPHYGHLLASTIKDIIPRYWSMKGHYVERRFGWDTHGVPIEYEIDKKWGMSGLEAVEKFGIEKYNEECRAIVMRFASEWRQTIERLGRWIDFDNDYKTMNTSFMESVWWVFKQLFDKGLVYKGFRVMPYSTALNTPLSNFEAQQNYKDVQDPAVVVTFPLVDDPETCLLAWTTTPWTLPSNTALAVNPEFEYIKIFDEASGKHYVLLESLLRTLYKDPKKAKFKIVARFKGSEMKDWKYQPLFDYFYKTFKDHGYRVLNAAYVTADDGTGIVHQAPSYGEDDYKVGMEGGVIDENRPPPNPVDEMGCFTSEVPEFEGQHVKAADKAIIKHLKASGRLIVDSQITHSYPFCWRSDTPLIYRAVPSWFVKIQPIIPQMLQGIEESHWVPSAVKDKRFASWIQNARDWNISRNRFWGTPLPIWANEDFSEIVAVGSIEELKKLSGYEGEITDIHRDKVDNITIPSKKGNGVLRRVSEVFDCWFESGSMPYASQHYPFENKDQFEKSFPGDFIAEGLDQTRGWFYTLTVLGTHLFGKLPFKNCVVNGIVLAEDGKKMSKRLKNYPDPSLIMERYGSDALRLYLINSPVVRAEPLRFKESGVKEIVAKVLLPLWNSYKFFEGQAALLKKTEGIDFVWDPKVEATNTNVMDRWILASCQSLLKFVNEEMAGYRLYTVVPRLLGLIENTTNWYIRFNRKRLKGENGVDDTLHALNTLFEVLYTLVRGLAPFTPFLTDNIYGRLLPHIPESLHSEDSRSVHFLPFPEVREELFDEVVERRVARMQKVIEMARISRERRSLGLKTPLKTLVVIHQDQQYLDDVKSLEGYILEEINVQELVLSPDEEKYNVQYSVTADWPVLGKKLKKDVQKVKKALPSLSSDDVKKFVADKKILVDGIELVEGDLVVKRGLKQDSSAEDKEPNADDDVLTILDAKLYPELAHQGLGREIVNRLQRLRKKAGLVPTDDVKMEYHVLTDPDSVGIKEAFETQAPVIEKVVRRPLEQYQAADGKAPNGDEAGTIMQEEQEVQNATFLLRLLKL; this is encoded by the exons ATGTCCATTGACTTTCccaaggaggaggacatcgTCCTGCAGCGCTGGAGGGAGATCAATGCCTTCCAAAGGCAGGTCGAACTCTCAAAGGGCCGGAAACCTTACACCTTCTACGATGGCCCCCCCTTCGCTACTGGCCTCCCCCACTATGGCCATCTGTTGGCATCCACcattaaagatattattccCCGATACTGGTCGATGAAAGGCCACTATGTCGAGCGGAGATTCGGTTGGGATACACACGGTGTGCCCATTGAGTACGAAATCGACAAGAAATGGGGCATGTCGGGTCtggaggctgttgagaagtTCGGAATCGAAAAATACAATGAAGAGTGCAGGGCCATTGTCATGAGATTTGCGTCTGAATGGCGCCAAACTATCGAAAGACTTGGTCGCTGGATCGATTTTGATAACGACTACAAG ACCATGAACACCTCGTTTATGGAGTCCGTATGGTGGGTTTTCAAGCAGCTGTTCGACAAGGGACTCGTTTACAAGGGATTCCGTGTTATGCCATACTCGACTGCGCTCAACACCCCGCTTAGCAACTTCGAGGCTCAGCAAAACTACAAGGACGTTCAAGACCCGGCCGTCGTTGTTACATTCCCTCTTGTGGATGACCCAGAGACCTGTCTTCTTGCGTGGACAACTACACCTTGGACGCTTCCTTCCAACACCGCCCTAGCAGTCAACCCAGAATTCGAATATATCAAGATTTTCGATGAAGCCTCTGGCAAGCATTACGTCCTGCTCGAATCTTTGCTTCGAACACTATACAAGGACCCTAAGAAGGCCAAGTTCAAGATCGTTGCGCGGTTCAAGGGATCAGAGATGAAGGACTGGAAGTATCAGCCTCTCTTCGACTACTTCTACAAAACCTTCAAGGACCACGGATACCGCGTCTTGAACGCCGCCTATGTCACCGCCGATGATGGTACCGGTATTGTCCACCAGGCTCCTTCATATGGTGAGGACGATTACAAGGTTGGTATGGAAGGAGGCGTGATCGACGAGAACCGCCCTCCACCTAACCCCGTGGACGAAATGGGCTGTTTCACGTCCGAAGTACCGGAATTCGAGGGGCAACATGTCAAGGCCGCCGACAAGGCTATCATCAAGCATCTCAAGGCAAGCGGACGTCTTATCGTCGATAGTCAGATTACTCACAGCTACCCCTTCTGTTGGCGATCCGATACCCCCCTGATCTACCGGGCTGTTCCTTCGTGGTTTGTTAAGATCCAGCCTATCATCCCACAAATGCTCCAGGGCATTGAAGAATCACACTGGGTCCCCAGCGCTGTCAAAGACAAGAGATTTGCTAGCTGGATCCAGAACGCTCGTGACTGGAACATCTCTCGTAACCGATTCTGGGGTACCCCACTACCTATCTGGGCAAACGAGGACTTCAGCGAGATTGTCGCTGTTGGCAGCATCGAAGAGCTCAAAAAGCTCAGTGGATATGAAGGGGAGATTACTGACATTCACCGTGACAAGGTGGACAATATCACCATTCCAAGCAAGAAAGGAAATGGTGTTCTTCGCCGCGTGAGTGAAGTGTTCGATTGCTGGTTCGAATCAGGTTCCATGCCATACGCTTCTCAACACTATCCGTTTGAGAACAAGGACCAATTCGAGAAGAGTTTCCCTGGAGATTTCATTGCGGAAGGTCTGGACCAGACCCGTGGATGGTTCTACACTTTGACCGTCCTCGGTACACACCTCTTCGGCAAGCTTCCCTTCAAGAACTGTGTTGTCAACGGTATTGTtcttgctgaagatggaaagaAGATGTCGAAGCGGTTGAAGAACTACCCCGATCCTTCTCTGATCATGGAGCGGTATGGTTCGGACGCCCTCCGCCTTTATCTCATCAACTCTCCGGTTGTTCGCGCAGAGCCACTCCGGTTCAAGGAATCCGGCGTGAAAGAAATTGTCGCCAAGGTTCTCCTTCCTCTGTGGAACAGTTACAAGTTCTTCGAAGGCCAGGCGGCTCTTCTGAAGAAGACAGAAGGAATCGACTTCGTGTGGGATCCCAAGGTCGAGGCTACCAACACCAACGTAATGGACCGCTGGATCTTGGCCAGTTGCCAAAGTCTTCTCAAGTTCGTCAATGAGGAGATGGCCGGATACCGCCTGTACACAGTCGTTCCTCGTCTTCTAGGGCTCATTGAAAACACCACGAACTGGTACATTAGATTCAACCGCAAGCGTCTGAAGGGTGAGAACGGTGTTGACGACACCTTGCATGCCTTGAACACTCTCTTCGAGGTTCTCTACACTCTAGTCCGCGGACTTGCCCCATTCACACCTTTCCTCACCGATAACATCTATGGACGACTTCTTCCCCACATCCCCGAGTCTCTGCATAGCGAGGACAGCCGGAGTGTCCACTTCCTTCCATTCCCTGAGGTTCGTGAAGAGCTGTTTGACGAGGTTGTGGAGAGAAGAGTGGCTCGGATGCAGAAGGTCATTGAAATGGCCCGTATCTCCCGTGAACGACGGTCTCTTGGCTTGAAGACCCCCTTGAAGACCCTAGTCGTGATCCACCAGGACCAGCAATACCTAGACGACGTGAAGTCCCTAGAGGGATACATCCTTGAAGAGATCAACGTTCAGGAGCTTGTCCTGTCCCCTGATGAGGAAAAGTACAATGTCCAGTACAGTGTGACTGCCGATTGGCCAGTTCTCGgcaagaagttgaagaaggatgTACAGAAGGTTAAGAAGGCTTTGCCATCATTGAGCAGCGACGATGTCAAGAAGTTTGTTGCGGACAAGAAAATCCTTGTTGACGGTATTGAGCTTGTGGAAGGAGACCTTGTGGTGAAGCGAGGCCTTAAGCAGGACTCCTCGGCGGAAGACAAAGAGCCTAACGCCGATGACGATGTGTTGACTATTCTCGATGCCAAGCTATATCCCGAATTGGCACACCAGGGACTTGGTCGAGAAATTGTTAACCGCCTCCAGCGCTTGCGTAagaaggctgggttggtCCCTACTGATGATGTCAAGATGGAATATCATGTTCTCACGGACCCGGATAGTGTTGGCATCAAGGAGGCTTTTGAGACACAGGCGCCAGTCATTGAGAAGGTTGTGCGTCGGCCGCTTGAGCAATATCAAGCCGCTGATGGCAAGGCCCCTAACGGAGACGAAGCGGGCACGATCATGCAAGAGGAACAGGAAGTGCAAAATGCTACTTTCTTGTTGCGGCTTCTAAAGTTGTAG
- a CDS encoding uncharacterized protein (COG:S;~EggNog:ENOG410PSVJ;~InterPro:IPR034595;~go_component: GO:0005739 - mitochondrion [Evidence IEA];~go_process: GO:0032981 - mitochondrial respiratory chain complex I assembly [Evidence IEA]), which produces MTSTRTRPIEKFAKATSKCAVEAAAYGKCIVADYQGVHKDMCSKEFMKLKDCFLAASKKG; this is translated from the exons ATGACATCGACACGGACACGGCCTATTGAAAAGTTTGCAAAGGCCACTTCTAAGTGCGCTGTAGAG GCAGCGGCATATGGCAAGTGCATCGTTGCCGATTACCAAGGAGTGCATAAAGACATGTGCTCAAAGGAGTTTATGAAGCTGAAAGATTGCTTCCTG GCAGCATCTAAGAAGGGTTGA
- a CDS encoding Sfi1 family protein (COG:S;~EggNog:ENOG410PMNV;~InterPro:IPR013665;~PFAM:PF08457): MPPVSAQRRALSHEDPALSDEDVGFLFQIISHAERHPDADRLPYRVLFKEYDAAIGEHGTEADPGYACMRFLFKMGSKDVIGDTLFEKFENLLQQMGIVIEFGNDDNDTDGYTDNLSVVDVQPRTRAEPASQEIQTPRPRRASFNSMYDVGDDPTTRSFINRPSSRSSLSRLQTGKPEFQASSQPNHTPRRAESPDRTQLIAQFMDVGRRLISKMDSLQSAKERTREFSDAVNEDRSRRMAEASQTKRSKSRSVRSAGSSSGEEDEHEDGSLVSEDVDGVFGKPDLPPELLYRPSLSDLLRDASTFNMYRQRSLNRRILTQWMKKAVQARQAHQNMEMSALNRDRVTLIRQAFGTWNSIIREKRQTARTERFFNHLEERAARARDVYLMTKAFTHWAAVASDELEKTTKARRHILGVKYFNAWREITAVNVLKAQRFALQRPMQVWKIKTDHIKELETQAVIHHDAKLKHGFYWQWFWGLCERRAPRWHEFCIKRRSLLYWLRTFRTNRERIHEIDTTNKRVSLRSMLQALRDRSKAIVGAEQQAVIIQRQQLLRGSFDEWKLQARLAPAATHVAEMVDTNIMRTAFDQWTNRVDMLNQAKEMDRQRIIRNAWVSWNDNLRCQALSARIEERLKIETMYKWILAERYRLMQRIRERRIKRDVFSTFVTNVRTTYTQLLHNADIYEDRRNDDLLRSKFDSWRNRLALQHQRENMAFDFYAPRLVQESLVAWRSKQEHVTKLEEWSRDARFYFVSTRTLKCWRSATLDSAKRRRQEAYAAVRRKTKVNLASKALSTWQSKTREILDIEQQALQLDRAKNLDIVSELLSRWHEKSAQRVQECEDADAFYAKQIVYDKLIRWAEGVVASRQLEEQAVNVHRLHVLGQANTQLRKLSLRVFQIHNSSETAEAFGERNLRKHARGFFRRWLDQARFHFEARDSPGPLVSPTRNPSRASASGAERSIFDPWQVETPFKLNDFVPELERPSATPLATPNNMTSPSKRAARARVLARASTTPATPLHTPFASRLLREGVTVPTTSSRRDRTGRSSALGTVRFADQEPESPTSGKGSANRRP, encoded by the exons ATGCCTCCCGTTTCCGCTCAGCGAAGAGCTCTATCCCACGAAGATCCGGCCCTTTCAGACGAAG ATGtcggcttcctcttccagatTATCAGCCACGCGGAGCGCCATCCGGACGCAGATCGCCTTCCCTACAGAGTATTGTTCAAAGAGTACGATGCGGCGATTGGAGAACATGGGACGGAAGCGGATCCAGGCTATGCCTGTATGCGCTTCCTGTTCAAGATGGGAAGCAAAGATGTCATAGGAGATACTCTGTTCGAGAAGTTTGAGAATCTGCTTCAGCAAATGGGCATTGTGATTGAATTTGGGAATGATGATAATGACACCGATGGTTATACGGACAATCTTTCCGTTGTCGATGTCCAGCCACGGACGAGGGCGGAACCGGCTTCCCAAGAGATCCAGACACCCCGGCCGCGGCGAGCTTCATTCAATTCGATGTACGATGTTGGAGATGACCCTACTACTCGGAGCTTTATCAACCGCCCAAGCTCGCGATCCTCGTTGTCGCGATTACAAACCGGCAAGCCTGAGTTTCAGGCCTCATCCCAGCCGAACCACACACCGAGGAGAGCCGAATCACCAGACAGGACGCAACTGATTGCGCAATTCATGGACGTCGGCCGACGACTTATTAGTAAAATGGATTCTCTACAATCCGCGAAAGAAAGAACGAGGGAATTCTCGGATGCCGTTAACGAAGACCGTTCAAGAAGAATGGCAGAAGCTTCCCAAACCAAAAGATCCAAATCCCGAAGCGTACGATCTGCCGGTTCAAGCtcaggcgaggaagatgagcatGAGGATGGGTCTTTAGTCTCCGAAGACGTTGATGGAGTCTTTGGGAAACCCGATCTACCACCCGAGTTGCTCTACCGGCCTTCACTTTCGGATCTGTTGAGGGATGCTTCAACGTTCAATATGTATCGCCAACGGTCTCTAAACAGACGTATCTTGACCCAGTGGATGAAAAAAGCTGTGCAGGCACGGCAGGCTCACCAAAATATGGAAATGTCTGCCCTAAATCGGGATAGAGTTACCCTAATTCGGCAGGCTTTCGGAACATGGAACTCCATCATTCGAGAAAAAAGGCAAACAGCTCGTACAGAAAGGTTCTTCAACCACCTGGAAGAGCGCGCCGCCCGGGCTCGAGACGTGTATTTGATGACGAAAGCCTTCACCCACTGGGCAGCAGTTGCCTCTGATGAGCTAGAAAAGACCACTAAAGCTCGACGACATATCCTCGGTGTCAAGTATTTCAATGCATGGCGTGAAATAACCGCCGTCAACGTTCTCAAGGCTCAGCGATTTGCATTACAACGGCCCATGCAGGTTTGGAAGATAAAGACCGATCATATCAAGGAGCTAGAGACGCAGGCTGTTATACATCATGATGCGAAACTAAAACATGGCTTCTACTGGCAGTGGTTCTGGGGTCTCTGCGAGAGACGCGCTCCCAGGTGGCACGAATTCTGCATCAAGAGACGCTCTTTGCTTTACTGGCTGCGGACTTTCCGAACAAACAGAGAACGCATACATGAGATCGATACGACAAATAAACGAGTATCCCTAAGATCTATGCTCCAAGCGTTGCGGGACAGGTCAAAAGCAATTGTTGGTGCTGAGCAGCAGGCCGTAATCATACAACGGCAACAGCTCCTGCGGGGGTCTTTCGACGAATGGAAGCTCCAGGCTCGTCTGGCACCAGCCGCTACCCATGTCGCAGAGATGGTTGACACTAACATCATGCGGACAGCGTTTGATCAATGGACAAATCGAGTTGACATGCTAAATCAAGCAAAGGAGATGGATCGACAAAGAATTATACGAAACGCATGGGTCTCGTGGAATGACAATCTCCGTTGCCAGGCATTAAGTGCGCGCATCGAGGAGCGCCTAAAGATTGAGACGATGTACAAATGGATTCTAGCGGAGCGATATCGACTTATGCAGCGAATTCGCGAGCGACGGATCAAACGAGATGTCTTCTCAACGTTTGTGACAAATGTCCGTACAACATATACACAACTGCTCCACAACGCCGATATTTACGAGGACCGACGAAATGACGACCTACTCCGGTCGAAGTTTGATTCCTGGCGGAACCGACTGGcgcttcaacaccaacgcGAAAATATGGCCTTTGATTTTTATGCCCCGCGCCTTGTCCAAGAATCGCTTGTGGCCTGGCGCTCGAAACAAGAGCATGTCACAAAATTGGAAGAGTGGTCTCGAGATGCCAGATTCTATTTTGTATCGACTCGGACTCTGAAGTGTTGGCGTTCCGCAACGTTGGACTCTGCCAAACGTCGTCGCCAGGAAGCTTACGCGGCGGTGCGGCGAAAGACCAAGGTCAATCTTGCATCAAAGGCCTTGTCAACTTGGCAATCCAAGACGCGTGAGATTCTTGATATTGAGCAGCAAGCTTTACAACTTGATAGGGCCAAGAATCTGGATATTGTATCGGAGTTACTGTCGCGGTGGCATGAAAAGTCTGCACAACGAGTTCAAGAGTGTGAAGACGCGGATGCCTTCTACGCCAAACAGATTGTCTATGACAAGCTGATACGATGGGCGGAAGGTGTGGTTGCTTCTCGCCAGCTGGAGGAACAAGCTGTTAATGTCCATCGACTACATGTACTTGGCCAAGCCAACACCCAGCTTCGCAAACTCAGTCTCCGGGTTTTCCAAATACACAACAGCTCTGAAACGGCGGAGGCCTTCGGGGAACGCAATCTCAGAAAACACGCAAGAGGCTTCTTTCGCCGTTGGCTCGACCAGGCGAGATTCCATTTTGAGGCTCGAGATTCTCCAGGGCCACTAGTGAGCCCCACGAGAAACCCCAGTCGTGCTAGTGCTAGCGGTGCAGAACGGTCGATATTTGACCCTTGGCAAGTCGAGACGCCTTTTAAACTTAACGACTTTGTCCCTGAACTCGAGCGCCCATCGGCAACTCCATTAGCCACGCCGAACAACATGACCTCACCCTCAAAGCGGGCAGCGAGAGCTCGCGTACTAGCGCGCGCTTCAACCACCCCAGCAACACCCCTCCATACGCCCTTCGCTAGTAGACTTCTACGCGAGGGCGTTACTGTTCCAACTACGTCCAGTCGACGGGATCGCACAGGACGCAGCAGCGCTTTGGGGACTGTTCGGTTCGCTGATCAGGAACCGGAGTCGCCCACGAGCGGGAAAGGGTCGGCGAATCGACGACCCTAA